The following proteins are encoded in a genomic region of Cryptomeria japonica chromosome 11, Sugi_1.0, whole genome shotgun sequence:
- the LOC131061376 gene encoding LOW QUALITY PROTEIN: purple acid phosphatase 22 (The sequence of the model RefSeq protein was modified relative to this genomic sequence to represent the inferred CDS: inserted 1 base in 1 codon) → MGMGLCKMFYLLFIIASLSFGFRSVKADTDQDPQQVHISLVGSDHMGVSWITKASDVPSMVEYGTSPGSYTSSATGNSTSYSYILYKSNSIHYVVIGPLQANTVYYYRCGGLGAEFNFKTPPSQFPITFAIVGDPGQTDWTKSTLAHIQEMEHDVFLLPGDLSYADTYQPLWDSFGKLVEPLASSRPWMVTQGNXEIETIPLIMNHPFRAYNARWRMPFEQSGSSSNLFYSFEVAGVHVIMLGSYADFGPGSDQYNWLQADLGRVDRKRTPWLIALVHAPWYNTNSAHQGEGEDMRVAMEEMLYSAKVDMVFAGHVHAYERFNRVYNNKADPCGALHITIGDGGNREGLASKFGQNQSGLSLFREANFGHGELTIMNATHAYWTWHRNEDGESVAADQVLIQSFATSTSCA, encoded by the exons ATGGGTATGGGCTTGTGTAAAATGTTTTATTTGCTATTTATAATTGCATCTCTGTCCTTTGGCTTCCGTTCTGTCAAAGCCGACACAGACCAAGATCCACAACAG GTGCATATTTCTCTTGTAGGAAGTGATCATATGGGAGTTTCATGGATTACAAAGGCTTCTGATGTGCCCTCAATGGTGGAATATGGAACATCCCCTGGATCATACACTTCCTCTGCAACAGGAAATAGCACTTCTTATTCCTATATCTTATACAAATCTAATAGTATTCATTATGTGGTGATTGGCCCACTCCAAGCAAATACAGTTTACTATTATCGTTGTGGAGGATTAGGGGCTGAATTCAATTTCAAAACTCCACCCTCACAGTTCCCCATCACTTTTGCAATTGTGG GTGATCCGGGACAAACAGATTGGACAAAGTCCACATTAGCACACATTCAAGAGATGGAGCATGATGTTTTCCTTTTGCCAGGAGACCTTTCCTATGCAGATACATACCAGCCTCTGTGGGACTCATTCGGCAAGCTGGTAGAACCTCTGGCAAGCAGCAGGCCATGGATGGTTACCCAAGGGA ATGAGATAGAGACCATTCCACTAATAATGAACCACCCATTCAGAGCATACAATGCCAGATGGAGGATGCCATTCGAACAAAGTGGCTCGAGTTCGAATCTCTTCTACTCATTTGAAGTTGCAGGTGTGCATGTAATAATGCTGGGCTCCTATGCAGACTTCGGCCCTGGTTCAGATCAATACAACTGGCTGCAG GCGGATCTTGGAAGGGTAGAtagaaaaagaacaccatggcttatAGCTCTGGTGCATGCACCCTGGTATAATACAAACAGTGCTCATcagggagaaggagaagacatgAGAGTAGCGATGGAGGAAATGCTGTATTCTGCAAAAGTAGATATGGTGTTTGCAGGGCATGTTCATGCATACGAACGCTTt AATCGAGTGTATAACAATAAGGCCGATCCCTGTGGAGCTCTTCACATTACGATAGGAGATGGAGGCAACCGCGAAGGACTTGCTTCAAA GTTTGGGCAAAACCAGTCTGGATTATCTTTGTTTAGAGAAGCAAATTTTGGGCATGGTGAATTAACAATAATGAATGCAACGCATGCGTATTGGACATGGCATAGGAATGAAGATGGTGAGTCGGTTGCAGCAGACCAAGTTTTGATTCAGAGCTTCGCCACTTCAACAAGCTGTGCATAA
- the LOC131860419 gene encoding uncharacterized protein LOC131860419, with protein MVNTSPPWLKLNFDGATRSGSVAGGRINRDCLGNLVLAYAENFDSVSSNMAEALALFWGLKLALGINVKRLIIEGDFELIIEATKGISGISWMINNVIKDIWSMIVWLEEF; from the coding sequence ATGGTCAACACCTCCCCCCCTTGGCTCAAGCTTAATTTTGACGGTGCTACTCGCAGTGGTTCTGTGGCAGGGGGCAGAATTAACAGGGACTGCTTGGGCAACCTGGTTTTGGCCTATGCAGAAAATTTTGACTCTGTCTCGAGCAACATGGCTGAAGCCCTTGCTCTCTTTTGGGGGCTTAAGCTAGCTCTTGGCATCAATGTCAAACGACtgatcattgaaggggactttGAATTGATTATTGAGGCCACTAAAGGCATTTCAGGGATCAGCTGGATGATCAACAATGTCATCAAGGACATTTGGTCCATGATAGTTTGGCTAGAGGAATTTTAA